The sequence AACATCCTGTCAATGGATGTATAAAGGGGAGGGGCCCCATCTGGGTCTAGCGTGCCTCCAAAGAAGGCCCTGCTGGACTGCCCCCTATGTCTAAGTTGGCCAAATAGTTTTTGAATATGACAAGGGATACAATGAATAATTATACTGGGACAACAGACATAAACTGGGATGGTCCTGAGCAAGCTAGGACATATGGTCTCTCCACCCTTACCCCTCCAGGCTGAGAAAGTCTCCGGCTCTTAGGGCCAATAGGTCCGCGATTCAAGAGCCCCGGCCTAATGGCCTCTACCTCCCTCACCTACTCTGCCCAGAATGTTCTTGATTGCTCCACCCATCTGTCAGTGGAAGAGCCTTAGCATGGTTGTTCTGGATACACAGCTAgcactctgtctccccccacgGTAGGCGTCCAACACGTACCAAGTGGTAGAGCCGCACAGCCTGGCGTACGTTGCCCTGGAGCTCTGCCACAAGTTGTTCGCACTGCTCCAGGCTCACTGCTGGTTCTGGGAGGGACAGATACAACTCAGTAAGGCCCAGCAAAGCTGCCCTTTCAGGCCTCCCACCCAGAGGTCACTGATTGCTGGAGAGGCCTACCTGTAGGATCACACCACCTCCACTTGCCCACTGTCCcttttcttgcctccttcctccccaacaACGCCCCTCCCCCAAATACCACACAGAAAGCGAGGTCCAGAGAGGagggccagccccagccccaggggccaGAAGCATTGAAGGGGCAAATGGGTCACAAGGAGATCATGAAGATTGGCAGGAGTGTCTCACCATCAGGGGTGTGACTTATGGACTGAGACAGGGGCAGACAGGACAAAAACACCAGAGGCTGGATGAACAGAAATgggatggagccagagaggagACAGCAGAGACAGGAGAAAGAGGATGGGGCAGGAGATGAGAGCTGGAGAGCTGTGCACACCTGAGTCCTGGCTCAGGGCTGCCCCTGGCCTGGTGCATTCCATGGGGCTGGGAGTCTTCTCAGGGGTTGGGGACTGCAAGTTCTCAGGGCCTCGGAAGAGGGGGCTGACCGGCAGTTGCTGGCCACAGGGGGTGTTGGGCCCAGGCTGAGCCTGGCACTCTGTCCTAGGCTTGAGAGGGGCACCCTCCCCCAAACAGGCCCGCCTCTCAGATGTACTGTGAGCCTTTCCCAGGCCTGCTGGGGAGCCAGGCCAGTCCACCTCACCAGGGGCCCGGCCCTTGGTAACAGGTGAGAATGTGGCCAGGGTAGGACGATCAGGCAGTGGCTTTGGAATGTCCAGGACCAGGTGAGCCCTGCTGGGCAGGGCTAGCTTGCTGAGCGGTGAGACTCTAATGGGAGCAGGAGCTTGAGGTTCGGCTGCCAGCCCCAAGTTCTCCCCAACAGAGATGCTGCGGGAGATCTTGGCCATGGAACTGGTGGTGGGGTTCTGGTAGGAGTGAGGCTGAGAAAGACGGCCATCAGCCTGTGGCAGGGAGCGCAGGCCCGCGTGGGCTTCCATCTCCCGTAAGAGCAATGGGCCCGGTGGAGGGGCCTCATctgcagagaagacagagacataCAGGTCAGGTGGTGAGGAAGACATCCCAGGTGCAAAGACTCAGCTCCCTAAGAGTTGCTATTCCCCACACATACCCACTAAGGGACACCCAGTGGCAAGCACAGTGACACATCAGAGCTAAATCAGGCCCTCCTTCCTCTAGCATGCTCATGCGCTCCACACTCCCCACACCCTGGAGTTGAGCCCACCAGGCTCCTCACCTTGTggcaccaggctctgcacagactgGGCTTTCTGGAGTCCACCCAAGGGGCTGGCTGCAGCCACTCTCTTGGGAGACCAGCTGCTATCCGGGTTGAGACGGCGTCGTGGCAACAGCACAGGAACTGCTTGCTGGGGGCCACCATTTCCAGGGGAGGGCTCTGCCTCTGGGGGTGCTCCTGGAGGACTGGCACCACTGCCTCTCAGCTGCTCACCCGAAGCCTGCAGCATCTGGACTGGTCTCGATGGCAGTGCCAGGCTTGAGGAAGATGGAGACAGTTCCCTACAGGGAGGAAATGTGGAAGAAGGCCCAGAGGAGGCTTAGGAGTCCCCTTTGCCAACATGAGGAGAAGCGCTGGGAGAGAAGGAACGGCACAAAGCCAGCAGGCCAGTCGTCCCAAACTTGGGAGTGCAAAATACTGTTGAGCATGGGAAGACAGCAGCCTTGGAGAGAGGAGGGTGGCATGCGGCCCCAGAGCCAGGAATGGCCCTCTGGGGAGGGCCGGGGGGTCAAGTGAGCCAGAGCTCCTTGTAGGAGAGTAAGAGCTGCTGTGGGGAGAGGTACCTGAGTGGGGGGGTCTGCACTTGCAACAGGAATCGTGAAGAGATGCTCCGAGACTCTGTCCTCTCTGGTACCCGGACCGGGCCCCCTGCCAGGGTGACAGAAATTATGAAGTGAAGCAAGCCCTGGTGCCAGATTCTGCCTCCCCTAGAAGGTAACCCAGGGCATGGCCTACCCTTGTACCCTCCCTCTCATCcaggcaaggagggaaggagagaagactaCAGTGACCACATACTGGCCCTCTGACCACACCTGGAGCAGCCCCATTGGCCAGAGTCTCAAAGTGCTGTTTTAGAAACTGCTCCTGGTCTGGAGTATGGGGACTGCCTTCCTGTAGCCCATAGGAGCCAgtgcctccctcttcttcctcctcttcctcatcaccCTCGGCTGGCTCTTCAAGGTCTGAGGAAATGCCATCCACACTCAGGGGCTCCGTGCTCTCAGAGTCTGgatgtggggaagggacagaagcaTCATGCTGCACCAACCTGTCGCCAGAGCCTCCACTCCCACCTCAGTCCACTGACCTCCCTCAAAGCTGCAGCCTCACCTTCGTTGGGGTGCTCAGGGCTGGAAAGGCGGCTGCTACTATAATCCACAGAGCAGGCACTGTCAGGGCTGTGCTTCTCAGAGGCCCTGCTGCCTGGATACACTCTTCCCAGGGTCCCTCGGGCTGGAGCCTGCACCTGGAACTCACTTTCAGGAGGGCCAGCAGGGGAAAGAAGAGGCAGTTAGCAGGGGTGAGCAGCCCCACCAGACATCTGGCTTCCTTCTCCCCGACCTGTGAGTGGGACTGGGGATGAGGCAGGGGCGAAGTGGCAGGGAAGTCCTGAGTATCCTGGGCCAGCCCTCCCATATAAAGAATGCACAGGAAGGGAAGACTGCATAGCCTCTGAAGTCTGATGAGGGAAGGACCCTTGCCTGGTATCCAGGGTGGGGCTGTCACTCGGCTCCGGGTAGACAATACCATCTTCGATGGGTGCAGGCTCCAGATCTTGGGCAAAGACCCCTTCCTCTTGGGACAACAATCGAATAATGTGGGGGCAGGAACAGGGTTGGGAAGCCTGATGCCGAGGGGGCTTTTCATTCTGGGAACACACAAAGGGGCATTACTGAGGATGCTGACATGAGAAAAGGTCTGAGAAAAGAGGTGGAGGTGGGCAAGGATTTGGTGTGTGTAAGTTCTGGGGGAAGCTGAATATTCCAGCTCTGAGGATAGCTCCAGCTACTGTTCTTGAGCTTCTGGAATAACAATATTCTGTCACACTCCAGGCTGTCAACCTTCACCCAACACTTAATATCATGAGCCCTTGAAGAAACCTGGCCCAGGGCAAAGGGTACCACCCCAATTACCACACCACACAGCCTAGCCAGCCTGAACCTTTGCAGTCCAGGCTACCAATGTGCCACAGGAGCAGAGCAAGCATAGATGGCCCAGTGCTCAGGGCCCAGCTGTTGGCATAAGGCTGCCTAAGGCTGCTTGGAGATCTCTAGGTTGCTGGGAGAAAGCTGGCTCACCTGGCTAGCATGTGAGGTCTCAGGAGGGACCTGCTGACCATGTTTCCCAGGGCAAGACGGGGTCATGGCCAGCAAGTCTTGGCTACGGTCTCGAGGGCTTGGGGCCAGTGTCTCCAGCTGCCGCAGGTCCAGCATGGAGCGGACACTCAGCTCCACGCCTGGCTGAGCCCAGCGGCTCCTTCTTCTGGGTCCTTGATTGGCCACAGGAGCTGGGGCCAGGAACTCCACCGTCTCCTGTGCCTGgtgtggggcagaggagggggacgTTAACAACCACCATACAATAGTATCAGTGAACATTCATATatcacttactgtgtgccaggcattttatTTACATGTGTTCGCTCACTTAATCCCCACAACCACCTTATGAAGTCAGTAGTATTATTCTCCGcatttttacagatgggaaaactgaaacaCAGGAGACTTAGGTAACCTGTATAGTCCCACAGACAGTAAGGGGCCTGCCTGCAGGTTACAGCTCAGGTAGTCTGGGTCCAGAATTCATGTTCTTAAGCTTTACTCTACGTCATGTCTTCGATGTTCTAGTCTCAGCCTTCGCCTGGTGTCACGGACACCTTGGAGCTGGGAATCTCTACAAAATCCCTTACCCAGAAGACAGCTCTAAGTCCATTCACGGCACCAAGGGCAAACCAATAGTCCAGCCTTGAGCCCCTGGCCTGGTCAGAAGGCACCAGAGGCACCATGCCACTATTATCCCATGGAACTGCTGCTAACAATGAAGGCGCTGCCCCTTGAAGTCTTGATGTGGCCCAAGTGAGGGCTGGGCTGCTGTGGGGCTTGCTCAGAAAGTCTGTATCCGCCTCGGGCTGCCCTGAAGTAGCTGCCCAGTCCTCTCACAGCCCTTTCCCTCCAAATAACTACTCTGGAAGTTCTGAGCTTACCTCCTAATGTGGGGTCTTTAAAACTAGTTCCTccatgctctggaaaacagtgtgtggaggttcctcaaaaaatgaaaaacagaactaccctatgacccagaaatagcactgctaggaatttatccaagcgatacaggagtgctgatgcataggggcacttgtaccccaatgtttacagcagcactctcaacaatagccaaattatggaaagagcctaaatgtccgtcaactgatgaatggataaggaagatgcggtttatatatacaacggaatactatttggcaatgataaagaatgaaatctggccatttgcagctacgtggatgcaactggagggtatcatactaagtgaaaaaactagtcagagaaagacagataccatatattttcactcatatgtggatcttgagaaacttaacagaagaccatggagaggggaagtgggggggaaagttacagagagggagggaggcaaaccataaaatattcttaaatactgagaacaaactgagggttgatgggggctgggggagaggggaaagtgggtgatggccactgaggagagcacttgttgggatgagcactgggtgttgtatggaaactaatttgacaataaattatatatgtaaaaaaaaaaaaaaaaaaaaacttgtttctcCAGATTTCTATTCTTTGCACCTTTGATTTTTTcgaatttcagttcttttttttttttaatgttcatttatttttgagagggtggggggcagaaagaaagacagataaaggaTCCGAACCAGGATCCACagtgacagcagacagcccgacacagggctcgaacccatgaaccatgagatcatgacctgagccgaaatcaagagttggacgcttaaccaactgagccacccaggagcccctcttgcAGTTCTAACAGTTTGGCTCGGACACCCCTTTTCTACTCCCCACCTCAACCTGTTCTTTGTTCAGGTTTACTCCCAGGCCTCCAGACAGCTGAACAAGTGGAGCACTTCTTCTAGTGGCGACTCACCCCTGCAGGCCACCCCACCCAGACTGCAGGAAGGAGACCCCTAGGCTTCATCATCTGTAACCTGGGACCAGTCAAGCTGCTCAGACTCTCCCACAAGGCCCTTTCTTAAACTCAAGGGGTGCAGCATGTGAGCAGGCCTAGAGAGCCCACTTTCGCCTTCCTCCGCCTCTTATAACCTTGGAAGGGCATTATAACGATGGTGACTCACCCGACTCATCTCCCAGTGGGACAGGCTTCGGGGCAGGACTGGGCCAGGCACTGAGGCTAGACAGAGACAGGCAGTCAGAGAGAGTATCTCCAGCCCACCCACCCAGAGCCCTGGCTCCACATCAGCCCATACCTGTGTGGCCACAGTGATGCTCTGATTTCCTCAGCTCACCCTGACCTCACCCCCACAGTACCAGAAAGGGCATATCTGGCCACTGTGCCAACTGGTGCCTCTCTGGCCCTACATGAGACTTTCACACACCTGGCTCTTTCTTGGTACCCTTGGCAAGGATAGGAAGAGCTGGCAGTTCTTCTTCTTCAGTGCCTTCATCTTCTCCCTCCTTGTCACTGTCTGATGACAGAGCTGGTCCAGGAGACAGCATCGATGGGGCCTCATGCCTAAGTCCAAGACAAGCAAGGTCATGGAGAGAGGAGACTCAATGCAGGTAGAGGCCAACCTTTATGAGTCTTCAGGTAAGaaatgtgtgttgggggggtacAGGAGTTGGGAGGTACAGGTGAATGTCAAGTCCAGAGCAGAAAGGAGTAGCACGGAGATCACAGCAAGCAGTCTAGATGCCCACCCACCACTCGCCCATAACCATACTCTGTTCTCACCGGTTGGGACCCGCAGCCCTTTGGGGAGAAGATGGTCCTTGTGGCTTGCCCCCTCGCTGACGCTGGCGCAGCTCGGCCAGACGCTGCCTCATGCTGATGGTCATCTCAGAGCTCAGGCGCCACACAAATATACAGCTGGATAGAGCCACAGAGttgggtgagggaggggtaggGTAGGACCTGGGGTAGGTAGCACACCACTAGTTCCCCTTCCTCATGGGCTGTCAAGAAGACCAGGGCCACCCTCTCGCACCACATCAGGCCCAGCCAAGAAAGACCCCTGCTCAGCCCTACTTCCCAGAGACATCACTGATGTgaaaagaggggagggagctgggtaTATGTGTGGCACAGAGGAAAAATCTGTGTCTCAGGGAAGCTGGCTTCTGCTCACCTGTCCCCTGACACAGAGATGAGATGTTTGCAGTCATTACTAAACTTCATGCCAGTGACAATCTCTGTGAGGAACAAAGAATACGGCCTATGAGCCACTCTAAAGTCCCCGCCAAGCTTCTGTCCCAACAGTGGAGGTCAATGattggtgggaggggtggggcgaGTAGCTCTGCTAGGTCCCCAGAAACTAAAGGAGGAAAGAGTAAAGTTCCAGCCATAGATTATTGGGGAAACACTTACCTGAGTGGCCAAACATGGTGGCCACACACTCGCCTGAGAAGAAGTCAAAAATGGAGAGGTTCTTGTCAGAACAGCTGGTGGCGATATAGATCCCTGAGGGGTCTGTCTGCACCTGAGGAGTGGGACACACAGCTGGCAGAGGACAAGGGAAGCACCAGTCCCTTTCCACCCACTACCcctgtccttcctttctctggtCCAGAGCCCATCCTGCTGGGCCCTTACCTTAATGAGAGTGCCGTCCTCACCCTGTGATCCTTTAAACAGCTTCTTCTGCTTCCCACTGCTGATGTTGAAGATCCTGTAAAGAAACACTCTTGTTCACATGAAGAAGAGGCCACAATCAAGCACACCTGGATGACAGAGACCCCAGCATTCAGTCCCAGCCCTGTTCTCTCTGAGAGCCACTCCCCAACACCAAAGAGGCTACCACCTCTTGGGTAAGGCAAAGTGCTCTTTCTACAGGCTCAAGGGGTACAAAGTCCTagacaaaaagacagaaatggggAGACAGCTGCTTAAAGCTGACCCCTCAGGCCACATGGGTGGAGGTCACAAAGGAAGGTGGTTAGATGGTTTGAGAAGGGGACGCCCACCGAATATTTCGGTCCTGGCAGCCGATGGCTGTGTACTTCCAGCTGGGCTCCACATCCATATCATAGAGGGTCGTCTTCCGTACCACGTGGTGCGTCCGTGTAAACTGTACTCCATCTCCGGACTGAAGGGGTAGAACATGTGGGCTCACTAGGCACAGAGAGCCCGGCTTCCGCCTCCCTTCACCTCTTACAATCTCAGCTCAGGGAACGACTGAGATTCCCCAACCACTGCCCTATTCAGGGAAGCCCCATACCCTCACCTTCTGTGCAGTTCGGAAGTAGATGCTCTTGTCTGCTCCACAGCTGATCATGCGGACTTGCCCATCGCTGGCTATGGAGGAGGGTGGCCTAGCTATTACCACAGCTCTCACCACAAGGGGGccagcccttcctctgccttccctccatACTGCCCCACTGCTGAACTATTCCACAAGACCAGGACAACCAATTAAATCAGGACACTTCCTCCAAACCTAagctttctgttctctctctcctcagccaACCTGGTTGGCTCACAGTCACCTAGACTGATAGTTGACATTCCACCTGTCTTCCCATCCAGCTCCAGGCCTCCCAATTGCTGTCCCACACATCCTTGCAACTGGCACACCCTTCTCATGGAGGCAGGAGATAGGGGTGGAGGATACTGGTGGTAGGTGGCAAGATGTGTCTCaactgccctgcccccacctgcaaACTTGACAGCAGTGATGGAGGATGAGTGCTCGTCCAACGTCTGCTGCAGGCTATATTCACGGCCAGCATCTAGCACATGGATGAGCCGATCCCGGCTCGCTGACGCCAACAGCTTCAGACCTGGGGTTGAAAGAACTCTATCAGCCCATGAGTGCCCAGAGCAAACCCCTATGTGGGCCCGGCAAAAGGACCACAGGAACTGAGCCCCATAACTCTGAGCCAAGTGAACCATGCAGCAGGCATGGAGCTGTCCTCCTCTAAACCTGCAATACCAAGTGATTCAAATGACGTTCAGTCCCGCATCCAAGAGCCAGGATGGACGTAAGTGGCACTAGCAGGACTGGAGGGGCCCTGTGCCATTCTGGGCTAGATCCCAGGCATCCTTCTTACCTGTGTCTGGCTTAGAGTACTCCAGGCATAGAATTTCTGAGTCATGGGCCTCCACCTTTAGCATCTCACTCAGGGACTGCAGCTCGTGCACTCTGCAAAGATGAGAGGGAAGAGGGTGTTGACAGGCTACCAGAGGAGAGGCTCACCCTCCATTCTCTGCTATACCTTCCCTctaacctgtttttaaaattgtatttttatttatttttgaacttttaggTTTAGAGAAAAATTGCAATGAGTATAGAGAATTTTCATACTAACGGCAGTTCAAATACCAGAAGCAGGAAATTTACATTGGTAAAgtagtattaattaattaattaaagattttatttgaatttcaccagtttttccacaaAGCCTTTTTTCTGGATCCAAGATCCTATCAAGAGTCCAAATTGCATTTAATTGTTGTTTCTCCTTATCACCTGTAGTTGGTGAcagttcttcagtctttccttaTCATTCATGACCTTGATGCTTTTGAGGAGTACTGATCACTCTTCAACACTCTTTAGAAAAGTATTGACTACTCTGTCCTACATACCTCAGTTTTAGTCTGCTTGATGTTTTCCCATGATTGAACTGAGTTTATGCATTTGGggcaagaataccacagaaaCCATGCTATGTCCATCTTAGCACATCATATTATGGGCTTCATGAGGTTGACATGAGGATGTTAAGTTTACTCACTTGGTTAGGATGGTTTCTGCTGGGTTTCTTCATTGTAAAGTTACTATCTTTTCGTGCATATAGACATCTTGTTCCCCAATCTTTCAGAGCCAATTTTTCTAAAGCTCTGTCCTTCAGGACCTAACTCCCTCGGCCTGTGCCGTGGGAGGCAGTCAGTACCACTCCAGGCCTGGCATTACCTGAGCGTGCCTACACGGTCCCCAGAAGCTAGATGCTGTCCATTGGGGCTGATACACACAGAGCGGATGCCCACACGGGGATCCATCAGGGACCCATCAGCTTTGTCTCCTCCGGGCAGCTCGGTGTCCAGCAGGGCCTGAGTGTTCCCATCCACATAGATGATCTTAATGAGGTCCTAGGGGAGCATGTCAGAATAGCAGGTGAATTAGGCAGGCCTGACCCAGTACAGCTGCAAAGGGAGAAGAATGCTGGACAAGATAAACCCCTGGCTCAAAGAGCCCAGCCAAACCAGAGCTGGAAGAGACCCAGTTCCTGAGAAGGGGGTGTGAAGGCTGAGGGGATGGGGGCATTAAGTAGGGAGTAGATGCCCTAAGGCCTCAGGGCTCACATTACTGAGGATGTTTCGGTGCAGGGTGGAGCCGTGTACCCCGGAGCTCTCTGTGTTCCACAGGCGGATGGTATTGTCTGAGGAACAGGTGATAAAGGAACTTGGGGGCAGGCAGGCCTGGTTACTGTCCTTCACTTCAGGGTAGacctgaggggcagagggaacaaaGTCAGATCTCCATGCAGGGGGCAGTCCTTTACCTGCCCAAGGAGATGGAAGGGAATGCGATTAAAGAGAGGATGCTGGCCAAGACTTAGCCCAGTGTTTGTCACATAGGAAGCAAGCCATAACTATTAGATACTCTATTATCACTAAGGGCAAAAACCTTAACAAAGCTCCcgctatgttccaggcactcttCTATATCTCCCGcttatatcatttcatttaatccttaggaCAACTGGAGTAATCAGGTACACCagtttatagttgaggaaactgaggttcagtcAATttcagtaacttgtccaagatcacccAGCCCAGGATGAGGCAAAGCTGGGGATAGACAGGGATACAATGGAAGAAGCCTGAGATACATAAGCAGTAAAATTCAAGCTCAATCCTCAGGACCCATGAAGATATGCGGATACACAGGGATGTTGCTGGAGAAAAAAGGAGGCGGCAGGAATATGAAGGCATACTCAGggatccccacctcctgccccacaATGGTACCCCAGCAAACCTGGTCAGTCCCAAGCCAGCCCAGCCCACATACCTCCACACTCCAGACGCAGGAGGAATGATACAGAGCTGAGTACACCTTGCCCACTTTCTTGGGGTCCCTCACATCCCAAACATAAATGCTGTGGTCGTTGTATACACAAGACAGCCACTGATTAGTAGGATCAAAAGTCAAGGCAATGGTGTCTGGATACCTGGCATTGGCCACTCCAGAGAAGAGGCGACTGTGGGGAAGAGGACAGGGCAAACAGTGAGTGAGGAGCTGATGAAATGGAGgact comes from Panthera tigris isolate Pti1 chromosome B3, P.tigris_Pti1_mat1.1, whole genome shotgun sequence and encodes:
- the MAPKBP1 gene encoding mitogen-activated protein kinase-binding protein 1 isoform X4; amino-acid sequence: MTLKACPVAVHLGSKVTLEKVLGITVSGGRGLACDPRSGLVAYPAGCVVVLFNPRKHKQHHILNSSRKTITALAFSPDGKYLVTGESGHMPAVRVWDVAEHSQVAELQEHKYGVACVAFSPSAKYIVSVGYQHDMIVNVWAWKKNIVVASNKVSSRVTAVSFSEDCSYFVTAGNRHIKFWYLDDSKTSKVNATVPLLGRSGLLGELRNNLFTDVACGRGKKADSTFCITSSGLLCEFSDRRLLDKWVELRTTVAHCISVSQDYIFCGCADGTVRLFNPSNLHFLSTLPRPHALGTDIASVTEASRLFSGVANARYPDTIALTFDPTNQWLSCVYNDHSIYVWDVRDPKKVGKVYSALYHSSCVWSVEVYPEVKDSNQACLPPSSFITCSSDNTIRLWNTESSGVHGSTLHRNILSNDLIKIIYVDGNTQALLDTELPGGDKADGSLMDPRVGIRSVCISPNGQHLASGDRVGTLRVHELQSLSEMLKVEAHDSEILCLEYSKPDTGLKLLASASRDRLIHVLDAGREYSLQQTLDEHSSSITAVKFAASDGQVRMISCGADKSIYFRTAQKSGDGVQFTRTHHVVRKTTLYDMDVEPSWKYTAIGCQDRNIRIFNISSGKQKKLFKGSQGEDGTLIKVQTDPSGIYIATSCSDKNLSIFDFFSGECVATMFGHSEIVTGMKFSNDCKHLISVSGDSCIFVWRLSSEMTISMRQRLAELRQRQRGGKPQGPSSPQRAAGPNRHEAPSMLSPGPALSSDSDKEGEDEGTEEEELPALPILAKGTKKEPASVPGPVLPRSLSHWEMSRAQETVEFLAPAPVANQGPRRRSRWAQPGVELSVRSMLDLRQLETLAPSPRDRSQDLLAMTPSCPGKHGQQVPPETSHASQNEKPPRHQASQPCSCPHIIRLLSQEEGVFAQDLEPAPIEDGIVYPEPSDSPTLDTSEFQVQAPARGTLGRVYPGSRASEKHSPDSACSVDYSSSRLSSPEHPNEDSESTEPLSVDGISSDLEEPAEGDEEEEEEEGGTGSYGLQEGSPHTPDQEQFLKQHFETLANGAAPGGPVRVPERTESRSISSRFLLQVQTPPLRELSPSSSSLALPSRPVQMLQASGEQLRGSGASPPGAPPEAEPSPGNGGPQQAVPVLLPRRRLNPDSSWSPKRVAAASPLGGLQKAQSVQSLVPQDEAPPPGPLLLREMEAHAGLRSLPQADGRLSQPHSYQNPTTSSMAKISRSISVGENLGLAAEPQAPAPIRVSPLSKLALPSRAHLVLDIPKPLPDRPTLATFSPVTKGRAPGEVDWPGSPAGLGKAHSTSERRACLGEGAPLKPRTECQAQPGPNTPCGQQLPVSPLFRGPENLQSPTPEKTPSPMECTRPGAALSQDSEPAVSLEQCEQLVAELQGNVRQAVRLYHLVAGCKTPSAEQSRITQLLRNTFSSVKQELEALAGAVLCSPGGSPGAVGAEQTQALLEQYSELLLRAVERRMERRL
- the MAPKBP1 gene encoding mitogen-activated protein kinase-binding protein 1 isoform X5, with product MIHWKRIEVTLEKVLGITVSGGRGLACDPRSGLVAYPAGCVVVLFNPRKHKQHHILNSSRKTITALAFSPDGKYLVTGESGHMPAVRVWDVAEHSQVAELQEHKYGVACVAFSPSAKYIVSVGYQHDMIVNVWAWKKNIVVASNKVSSRVTAVSFSEDCSYFVTAGNRHIKFWYLDDSKTSKVNATVPLLGRSGLLGELRNNLFTDVACGRGKKADSTFCITSSGLLCEFSDRRLLDKWVELRTTVAHCISVSQDYIFCGCADGTVRLFNPSNLHFLSTLPRPHALGTDIASVTEASRLFSGVANARYPDTIALTFDPTNQWLSCVYNDHSIYVWDVRDPKKVGKVYSALYHSSCVWSVEVYPEVKDSNQACLPPSSFITCSSDNTIRLWNTESSGVHGSTLHRNILSNDLIKIIYVDGNTQALLDTELPGGDKADGSLMDPRVGIRSVCISPNGQHLASGDRVGTLRVHELQSLSEMLKVEAHDSEILCLEYSKPDTGLKLLASASRDRLIHVLDAGREYSLQQTLDEHSSSITAVKFAASDGQVRMISCGADKSIYFRTAQKSGDGVQFTRTHHVVRKTTLYDMDVEPSWKYTAIGCQDRNIRIFNISSGKQKKLFKGSQGEDGTLIKVQTDPSGIYIATSCSDKNLSIFDFFSGECVATMFGHSEIVTGMKFSNDCKHLISVSGDSCIFVWRLSSEMTISMRQRLAELRQRQRGGKPQGPSSPQRAAGPNRHEAPSMLSPGPALSSDSDKEGEDEGTEEEELPALPILAKGTKKEPASVPGPVLPRSLSHWEMSRAQETVEFLAPAPVANQGPRRRSRWAQPGVELSVRSMLDLRQLETLAPSPRDRSQDLLAMTPSCPGKHGQQVPPETSHASQNEKPPRHQASQPCSCPHIIRLLSQEEGVFAQDLEPAPIEDGIVYPEPSDSPTLDTSEFQVQAPARGTLGRVYPGSRASEKHSPDSACSVDYSSSRLSSPEHPNEDSESTEPLSVDGISSDLEEPAEGDEEEEEEEGGTGSYGLQEGSPHTPDQEQFLKQHFETLANGAAPGGPVRVPERTESRSISSRFLLQVQTPPLRELSPSSSSLALPSRPVQMLQASGEQLRGSGASPPGAPPEAEPSPGNGGPQQAVPVLLPRRRLNPDSSWSPKRVAAASPLGGLQKAQSVQSLVPQDEAPPPGPLLLREMEAHAGLRSLPQADGRLSQPHSYQNPTTSSMAKISRSISVGENLGLAAEPQAPAPIRVSPLSKLALPSRAHLVLDIPKPLPDRPTLATFSPVTKGRAPGEVDWPGSPAGLGKAHSTSERRACLGEGAPLKPRTECQAQPGPNTPCGQQLPVSPLFRGPENLQSPTPEKTPSPMECTRPGAALSQDSEPAVSLEQCEQLVAELQGNVRQAVRLYHLVAGCKTPSAEQSRITQLLRNTFSSVKQELEALAGAVLCSPGGSPGAVGAEQTQALLEQYSELLLRAVERRMERRL
- the MAPKBP1 gene encoding mitogen-activated protein kinase-binding protein 1 isoform X1, whose translation is MMAVEGSTITSRIKNLLRSPSIKLRRSKAGNRREDLSSKVTLEKVLGITVSGGRGLACDPRSGLVAYPAGCVVVLFNPRKHKQHHILNSSRKTITALAFSPDGKYLVTGESGHMPAVRVWDVAEHSQVAELQEHKYGVACVAFSPSAKYIVSVGYQHDMIVNVWAWKKNIVVASNKVSSRVTAVSFSEDCSYFVTAGNRHIKFWYLDDSKTSKVNATVPLLGRSGLLGELRNNLFTDVACGRGKKADSTFCITSSGLLCEFSDRRLLDKWVELRTTVAHCISVSQDYIFCGCADGTVRLFNPSNLHFLSTLPRPHALGTDIASVTEASRLFSGVANARYPDTIALTFDPTNQWLSCVYNDHSIYVWDVRDPKKVGKVYSALYHSSCVWSVEVYPEVKDSNQACLPPSSFITCSSDNTIRLWNTESSGVHGSTLHRNILSNDLIKIIYVDGNTQALLDTELPGGDKADGSLMDPRVGIRSVCISPNGQHLASGDRVGTLRVHELQSLSEMLKVEAHDSEILCLEYSKPDTGLKLLASASRDRLIHVLDAGREYSLQQTLDEHSSSITAVKFAASDGQVRMISCGADKSIYFRTAQKSGDGVQFTRTHHVVRKTTLYDMDVEPSWKYTAIGCQDRNIRIFNISSGKQKKLFKGSQGEDGTLIKVQTDPSGIYIATSCSDKNLSIFDFFSGECVATMFGHSEIVTGMKFSNDCKHLISVSGDSCIFVWRLSSEMTISMRQRLAELRQRQRGGKPQGPSSPQRAAGPNRHEAPSMLSPGPALSSDSDKEGEDEGTEEEELPALPILAKGTKKEPASVPGPVLPRSLSHWEMSRAQETVEFLAPAPVANQGPRRRSRWAQPGVELSVRSMLDLRQLETLAPSPRDRSQDLLAMTPSCPGKHGQQVPPETSHASQNEKPPRHQASQPCSCPHIIRLLSQEEGVFAQDLEPAPIEDGIVYPEPSDSPTLDTSEFQVQAPARGTLGRVYPGSRASEKHSPDSACSVDYSSSRLSSPEHPNEDSESTEPLSVDGISSDLEEPAEGDEEEEEEEGGTGSYGLQEGSPHTPDQEQFLKQHFETLANGAAPGGPVRVPERTESRSISSRFLLQVQTPPLRELSPSSSSLALPSRPVQMLQASGEQLRGSGASPPGAPPEAEPSPGNGGPQQAVPVLLPRRRLNPDSSWSPKRVAAASPLGGLQKAQSVQSLVPQDEAPPPGPLLLREMEAHAGLRSLPQADGRLSQPHSYQNPTTSSMAKISRSISVGENLGLAAEPQAPAPIRVSPLSKLALPSRAHLVLDIPKPLPDRPTLATFSPVTKGRAPGEVDWPGSPAGLGKAHSTSERRACLGEGAPLKPRTECQAQPGPNTPCGQQLPVSPLFRGPENLQSPTPEKTPSPMECTRPGAALSQDSEPAVSLEQCEQLVAELQGNVRQAVRLYHLVAGCKTPSAEQSRITQLLRNTFSSVKQELEALAGAVLCSPGGSPGAVGAEQTQALLEQYSELLLRAVERRMERRL